A segment of the Armatimonadota bacterium genome:
AGTACGCCAGCAGGACGCCAGTGACGACCGCTGTCACCAGGAGGGCCGGCGCGCCCTCAAGCTGGAAACCGGTGGCCGTGGCCCCGCCGAACCGGGGCGCCAGGGTCAGGCCCACGAACATGAACGTGCCGAAGGCCAGGAACCCGTCCACCACCTGGGCCAGGATTCGCTGGCCCAGCGTGGCCAGGGTTGCCGTGGCGGGTTCTCCCCTTGCGTCCATGGCGCCACCCTAGCGGGTCCACCTGAACAAAACCTGGACAGGGACCTGAGCCTGAGGCTTCCGTTGACAGCACCCCCCGCAGTAAAGTTAAGTAAGGAATGGTAAGCGCCTGGGTTCCTGCGGGATCCGGGCGAGGGCAAGATACGTCGAACTGCACGTACCTGTGACCGCACTGTTGGGGACGTAGCTCAGCGGGAGAGCACCTGCTTTGCACGCAGGGGGTCAGGGGTTCGAATCCCCTCGTCTCCACCACTCCTTGTAACGATGCGGCTTTCAGCCTTTCCCCTCGTCCCCAGCAGACGAAAAAGCGGATGCTCAGGGGCAGGAGGCCATCGTGGCCTTCCTGCTCAGCCGTCGAGTCACCAACTGTATCGCCCGAACCCTCGAGATCTGTGCCGATAGCCAGTCCCGCTTCCAGGTCGCCGCCTGTCTCCCGCCTGTGGGGGCAACGTCTGTTGCGATCCAGCGGTGCCTCGCTGGGCTCCGCGTCCGGATGGAAGCCGCTGGCGTGGACCAGCACTTTCGTACGCTCAAAACCTTCTTCAGCTGGTATGTGGAAAGCTGCCTCATTGGGGAACACCCGGTGCGGATATGCTGATGAGAGCCCCAAGACGCTGCCTTGAGCCCCGGAAAATGAATCGGTGCGCCAGCTTCTTCCGCACGCGCTGCGTCACTTCGGCGCGACGTGCATCCTCCGACACACAGGACTTTCATGTCAACGCTGAAATGCGGCGGCGACTTGGATTGGGACAATGGGACACCCCTACCTACGGCGTGTCCCTTCCCCAGAGCAGGTGACTCGTTTCCGTTCCGCCGTCACATGGGTACGGATCGCTCTCCGTCGCGGGGCGAGGATCTCCAAGCGCTTGGGATTTCCCAGGGCCTGGCAGATCTGGGTCTAGAGGTCGAACAATGGATGATCGGTCCCGTACCACCTGTGGCCCTGTCCCGCAGAGTGTGGCGGCGCCGCTGAGCAGGGGCAGGGTCTGGTGTCGGCGAATCCCCCGCCTTGGTCTGCGGCCGACAGAGTACGGAAGGGAAGCGAGGCGGATTGTGCGCGGGGCCGCCGTGGGGTCGGTTGTTGATCTCAGGAGGGAGGTGTAGCGTGAGAAGGCTTCTACATCTTACCCTGGCCATGCTGGGTGTTCTGCTGGTAGCGGTTCTGCTCCAGAACGGGAGAGTTGACGCGGGGAAGAAGACAAAAGTGACCTGGCTGGGCCACGCCAGCTTTCGCATAGAGACGCCGCGGGGGCGTGTTCTCTACATAGACCCCTGGCTTAAGAACCCTCAGTTGCCAGCCGCGAAGGCCAAGGTAGATCGGGCCGACTTCGTCCTGATCACGCACGGGCACTTTGACCACGTGGGAGAGGCAGTAGAGA
Coding sequences within it:
- a CDS encoding MBL fold metallo-hydrolase, with the protein product MRRLLHLTLAMLGVLLVAVLLQNGRVDAGKKTKVTWLGHASFRIETPRGRVLYIDPWLKNPQLPAAKAKVDRADFVLITHGHFDHVGEAVE